A window from Saccharomyces cerevisiae S288C chromosome XIII, complete sequence encodes these proteins:
- the PEX9 gene encoding Pex9p (Peroxisomal membrane signal receptor for peroxisomal matrix proteins; oleate-inducible condition-specific import receptor for a subset of PTS1-containing matrix proteins; localizes to both the cytosol and the peroxisomal membrane; similar to human PEX5Rp, a peroxin protein 5 related protein; paralog of Pex5p), which translates to MNEVTCSITGDNPIHKINNGLGLKWNNLGKFSDFQTNDSAARDARTIDYIFTNCQTGSSIGKIDFRAALPADKSQHSGVSEKEFSRLENQWSKEFSCFPKNKNADVTKPSRNKHEKRSANLHNRYFAQYYSTAYQQNRIYPCRISYNEHSSVSNGWEFQFKSIENQLLNELKIENNVEEKTVGYEYVAEYEETIDFMHMLSSVPQTYQFLKSNIYITERDPYKIGCVLMDNGSNLNEVVMAFEAAISQDPSHINAWLKLGIVNFENESESNGELALRNCLNLDPNNTIALENLAIHHINQQNESESLKLFHKWILSKFSKVFQPSAGENKDSINKIPKKAHLAHILESLLNMGIEKKDQYDIYSVLSILYYSDQKIKQSQKCLEFLLLEKPNNGTIWNRYGAILANTKSYHSAINAYNKCKQLRPNFTRVRYNLAIAYMNKGDYVKASKMLIEVILLRSKGYEHNKAKMQNKFMQNLKNALIASKNFDSLDLINGSHNTESLISTLKAIYNKMD; encoded by the coding sequence ATGAACGAAGTTACTTGTTCCATAACTGGTGACAACCCAATTCATAAGATCAACAATGGATTAGGCTTGAAATGGAATAATCTGGGTAAATTCTCTGATTTTCAGACTAACGATAGCGCCGCGCGAGATGCTAGAACAATAGATTACATCTTTACCAATTGTCAAACCGGCAGCAGTATTGGTAAGATAGATTTTCGGGCCGCACTACCGGCAGATAAATCTCAACATAGTGGTGTCAGcgaaaaagaattttcaagaCTTGAGAACCAGTGGTCAAAGGAATTCTCTTGTTTCCccaagaataaaaatgcTGATGTGACCAAGCCCAGTAGAAACAAACATGAGAAACGCTCCGCTAATTTGCACAATAGGTACTTTGCACAATATTATAGTACGGCATATCAGCAAAATCGTATATATCCTTGTCGAATATCTTACAATGAACACTCATCTGTTTCTAATGGCTGGGAATTTCAGTTCAAATCAATCGAAAATCAGTTACTAAATGAGCTAAAGATAGAAAACAAtgtagaagaaaaaactgttGGTTATGAATATGTGGCAGAATACGAAGAAACAATTGATTTCATGCATATGCTGTCATCCGTACCACAAACATATCAATTCCTAAAATCAAACATCTACATAACGGAACGGGACCCATATAAAATAGGATGTGTACTAATGGACAACGGTTCCAATTTGAACGAAGTAGTAATGGCCTTTGAAGCAGCCATTTCACAAGATCCAAGCCATATAAATGCATGGTTGAAGTTAGGTATagttaattttgaaaatgaaagcgAAAGCAATGGAGAGCTTGCTTTGCGAAATTGCTTAAATTTGGATCCAAATAATACAATTGCATTGGAAAACTTAGCAATTCACCATATAAATCAACAAAATGAATCAGAGtcattgaaactttttcacaaatggattctttcaaaattttcgaAGGTTTTCCAACCTTCTGCGGGGGAAAACAAAGATAGCATTAATAAAATTCCGAAAAAGGCCCATTTGGCGCATATTCTAGAATCCCTGTTGAATATGggtatagaaaaaaaagatcagTATGATATATATTCAGTATTATCAATCTTATATTATTCGGATcagaaaataaagcaaTCTCAGAAATGCTTAGAGTTTTTACTACTGGAAAAGCCCAATAATGGAACAATATGGAATAGATATGGTGCTATTTTGGCCAATACTAAGTCGTATCACTCTGCGATAAATGCGTACAATAAATGCAAACAACTAAGACCGAATTTTACAAGGGTTCGTTATAATTTAGCGATCGCCTACATGAATAAGGGTGACTATGTAAAAGCAAGCAAAATGCTAATCGAAGTTATACTGTTACGAAGTAAAGGATATGAACACAACAAAGCAAAAATGCAAAACAAATTTATgcaaaatttaaaaaatgcTCTCATCgcttcaaaaaattttgattcaCTTGATCTAATAAATGGTTCTCATAATACAGAATCGTTAATATCAACCTTAAAAGCTATTTATAACAAAATGGATTAG
- the STB4 gene encoding Stb4p (Putative transcription factor; contains a Zn(II)2Cys6 zinc finger domain characteristic of DNA-binding proteins; computational analysis suggests a role in regulation of expression of genes encoding transporters; binds Sin3p in a two-hybrid assay), which yields MSINHEIYYILVFEHRSVAIKLIIVVIVLLQFFLARSRQIDRTWAHTNRKERFREMTAIGNTDDALDTSTAASKENGKGRLRVQKACELCKKRKVKCDGNNPCLNCSKHQKECRYDFKATNRKRRRRQVASAVRDVSKTYAETSESFPRDLLSKSNIIINAPSDGVSSSASNSPNPNSHYHHISSTLPFMSGRPNHTFHSGSNLNGENNNNSFPEDHMAKLLLQLSSKLGNTTKESSIRTTRTNASDVNANPTVVNMKNSQEDCDTNHRSAICDSAEALHNNNINSKENKIINSQITNTVNDHFESPWQTFSLDKYRFHRRYQNILPYYLGVSILKDLSPQTIEYAKLKRPRVQNYGWNLSGGHYLKYKGDFRSQEKNIRHESKFFDFDDPVHLSLINKLLRYYFDEINPVFSIIHEATFWQQYNNKFLRQGKQNNSSANLFTSMLYLILSTTLRFREGHLDGQKGQGTYSNTSLNITFEEKSILIKKPSIEENLFKYAYLIINTLTFEWESFELIQSWLLITFYFRTCYRQTACWNALSQAVNMCNGMSLYLNKFPEIHSTYDESKAWHCFWCCFIMDKLISFQMGRFYQLSLPASEMCEQMNLVKSKKFLQEEDDWFHEETFQMLDLSIIVTQFLKRDAQDLNLNETVQLRSQLGQWYDTFIVGSQTNAYDDNYRYFYQVQPFMTYLDIRLTFEVRQLFCLIAPSSTANNKSLEYVVDTELLISHCQMAIENLAEITRSNLFFVPWWLNLSQLFTVNLICIIYLHAGIAVTQNKAIMQSCQEIWRTLECSKPKNRPSMLPECLWCLKMLNHMFCIRLRDSALQLEATLGTDHGDDTPNRNKFEQFKKVGDNDADVEVDAGEREENADERQENPHNNSKRVPLATRSHNTTNFDGSIAISPESAVANLGTDTGLPSDVLDTVSKIGNSPNVFDDDLFSNLLWFDQNFA from the coding sequence ATGAGTATCAATCATGaaatatattatatacTTGTATTTGAGCATCGTTCAGTAGCAATCAAGCTCATCATCGTAGTGATTGTTCTCcttcagttttttttagcaCGAAGTCGGCAAATTGATAGGACATGGGCCCATACTAATAGAAAGGAACGGTTCAGAGAAATGACAGCTATCGGGAATACTGATGATGCACTTGATACTAGTACAGCCGcaagtaaagaaaatggaaaaggTAGACTCAGGGTTCAAAAAGCTTGTGAACTTTGCAAGAAGAGAAAGGTTAAATGCGACGGTAACAATCCTTGTCTGAACTGCTCTaaacatcaaaaagaatGCCGTTATGATTTCAAAGCTACAAACCgtaaaagaagaagacgacAGGTCGCATCAGCTGTTCGGGACGTTAGTAAGACATATGCAGAAACCAGTGAGTCTTTTCCTAGGGACTTGTTAAGTAAATCAAATATTATCATAAATGCCCCCTCAGATGGTGTATCTTCGTCTGCTAGCAACTCTCCCAATCCAAATTCACATTATCATCATATATCATCCACTTTACCCTTCATGAGCGGTAGGCCAAACCATACATTCCATTCCGGAAGCAACTTAAATGGagaaaataacaataacagtTTTCCGGAGGATCACATGGCTAAATTACTTCTGCAATTGAGTTCAAAATTGGGGAATACGACCAAGGAATCGTCAATTAGAACAACTAGAACCAATGCTAGTGATGTGAATGCAAACCCGACAGTGGTCAACATGAAAAATAGTCAGGAAGACTGTGACACGAATCACAGGTCTGCAATATGTGACTCTGCAGAGGCTCTTCATAATAACAACATCAATTCTAAAGAGAATAAGATAATCAACTCTCAAATAACTAACACTGTTAATGATCACTTTGAATCACCCTGGCAGACATTTTCTTTAGATAAGTATAGGTTTCACCGACGCTACCAAAATATTCTGCCCTATTACCTTGGTGTATCTATTTTAAAGGATCTATCTCCGCAGACAATAGAGTACGCGAAGTTGAAAAGGCCAAGAGTTCAAAACTATGGTTGGAACTTGTCAGGAGGCCATTACTTAAAGTATAAGGGTGACTTTAGaagccaagaaaaaaatataaggCATGAGTCTAAATTTTTCGACTTTGATGACCCTGTTCACTTATCCTTAATCAATAAGTTACTAAGGTATTATTTTGATGAGATCAATCCTGTTTTCAGTATCATTCACGAAGCGACATTTTGGCAGCAATATAACAATAAATTTCTACGGCAAGGTaaacaaaataattcatcTGCGAATCTATTCACTTCCATGCTTTATCTAATTTTGTCTACTACACTAAGATTCAGAGAAGGGCATCTAGATGGTCAGAAAGGGCAAGGAACCTACAGTAACACATCCTTAAATATCACATTCGAGGAAAAATCTATTTTGATCAAAAAACCCTCCATAGAGGAAAATTTATTCAAATACGCTTATTTAATAATCAACACGCTGACCTTTGAGTGGGAATCATTCGAACTAATACAATCGTGGCTTTTGATAACCTTCTATTTCAGAACCTGTTACAGACAGACGGCGTGCTGGAACGCGTTAAGTCAAGCGGTGAACATGTGTAATGGGATGAGTCTATATTTAAACAAATTTCCTGAGATCCATTCCACTTATGATGAATCAAAAGCATGGCATTGTTTCTGGTGTTGTTTTATAATGGATAAGTTGATAAGTTTTCAAATGGGTCGATTCTACCAACTATCATTACCCGCGAGCGAGATGTGCGAACAGATGAATCTAGTGAAgtcaaagaaatttttacaagaagaagatgattgGTTTCACGAAGAGACTTTTCAAATGCTTGATTTGTCCATAATAGTGACACAGTTTTTAAAAAGAGACGCACAGGATTTAAATTTGAACGAGACCGTGCAATTGCGCAGCCAACTTGGTCAATGGTATGACACCTTTATAGTTGGAAGTCAAACCAATGCGTACGACGACAATTATCGTTACTTCTATCAAGTTCAACCATTCATGACATACCTGGATATAAGGCTGACTTTCGAAGTAAGACAATTATTTTGTCTAATCGCCCCCTCATCTACCGCAAATAATAAATCCCTAGAATATGTCGTCGATACTGAATTGTTAATTTCTCATTGTCAAATGgctattgaaaatttggCTGAAATTACGAGAAgtaatcttttctttgttccGTGGTGGTTAAACCTTTCTCAACTATTCACGGTAAATTTAATATGTATTATCTACCTGCACGCAGGGATTGCCGTAACTCAAAATAAAGCTATCATGCAAAGCTGCCAAGAAATATGGCGAACCTTAGAGTGCTCTAAGCCAAAAAATCGGCCTTCAATGCTTCCTGAGTGCTTGTGGTGTTTGAAAATGCTGAATCATATGTTCTGCATACGACTGAGAGATTCTGCTTTGCAATTGGAAGCTACTCTCGGAACTGATCATGGTGATGACACCCCTAATAGAAATAAGTTTGAGCAGTTCAAGAAAGTTGGCGATAATGATGCGGATGTTGAAGTTGATGCTGgtgaaagagaagaaaatgctgATGAAAGACAAGAAAATCCACATAACAATAGCAAAAGAGTACCATTAGCTACTAGGTCTCATAATACCACTAACTTCGACGGTTCAATCGCAATTTCTCCGGAAAGTGCAGTAGCAAATCTAGGTACTGATACTGGATTGCCCTCAGATGTTCTTGATACTGTCAGTAAAATAGGGAACTCTCCTAATGtgtttgatgatgatttattttccaatttatTATGGTTTGACCAAAATTTTGCATAA
- the FMS1 gene encoding polyamine oxidase (Polyamine oxidase; converts spermine to spermidine, which is required for the essential hypusination modification of translation factor eIF-5A; also involved in pantothenic acid biosynthesis), with amino-acid sequence MNTVSPAKKKVIIIGAGIAGLKAASTLHQNGIQDCLVLEARDRVGGRLQTVTGYQGRKYDIGASWHHDTLTNPLFLEEAQLSLNDGRTRFVFDDDNFIYIDEERGRVDHDKELLLEIVDNEMSKFAELEFHQHLGVSDCSFFQLVMKYLLQRRQFLTNDQIRYLPQLCRYLELWHGLDWKLLSAKDTYFGHQGRNAFALNYDSVVQRIAQSFPQNWLKLSCEVKSITREPSKNVTVNCEDGTVYNADYVIITVPQSVLNLSVQPEKNLRGRIEFQPPLKPVIQDAFDKIHFGALGKVIFEFEECCWSNESSKIVTLANSTNEFVEIVRNAENLDELDSMLEREDSQKHTSVTCWSQPLFFVNLSKSTGVASFMMLMQAPLTNHIESIREDKERLFSFFQPVLNKIMKCLDSEDVIDGMRPIENIANANKPVLRNIIVSNWTRDPYSRGAYSACFPGDDPVDMVVAMSNGQDSRIRFAGEHTIMDGAGCAYGAWESGRREATRISDLLK; translated from the coding sequence ATGAATACAGTTTCACcagccaaaaaaaaggttattATAATTGGTGCCGGTATTGCTGGGCTTAAAGCTGCATCTACGCTACACCAAAACGGTATTCAAGATTGTCTTGTTCTTGAGGCCAGAGATCGGGTCGGTGGTAGGTTGCAAACTGTCACAGGCTATCAAGGTCGGAAATATGATATAGGTGCTAGCTGGCACCATGATACGTTGACAAAccctttatttttggaagaGGCTCAACTGAGTTTGAATGATGGGAGAACgaggtttgtttttgatgacgataattttatttatatcGACGAAGAACGTGGAAGGGTAGACCATGACAAGGAACTGCTTCTTGAAATTGTGGACAATGAAATGAGCAAATTCGCAGAGTTAGAATTCCATCAACACTTAGGAGTTTCAGATTGCtccttttttcaattagTAATGAAATACTTACTACAAAGACGCCAATTTCTCACAAATGACCAAATAAGATATTTGCCACAACTCTGTCGATATCTGGAATTGTGGCACGGCTTAGATTGGAAGCTTTTGAGTGCCAAGGATACATACTTCGGTCACCAAGGAAGGAACGCCTTTGCTTTGAACTATGATTCTGTGGTTCAAAGAATTGCTCAAAGCTTTCCTCAAAATTGGTTAAAGCTAAGTTGTGAAGTGAAATCAATTACACGAGaaccttcaaaaaatgtgaCAGTGAACTGTGAAGATGGTACTGTGTACAATGCTGATTATGTTATTATTACAGTACCTCAAAGTGTATTGAATTTGTCTGTACaacctgaaaaaaatttacgGGGAAGAATAGAATTTCAACCACCCTTGAAACCAGTGATTCAAGATGCTTTTGACAAGATCCATTTTGGAGCGCTAGGTAAAGTAATTTTTGAGTTTGAAGAATGTTGTTGGTCGAACGaaagttcaaaaattgtAACTTTGGCTAACTCTACCAATGAATTTGTCGAAATAGTACGTAATGCGGAAAATTTAGATGAATTAGACTCTATGCTAGAAAGGGAAGATTCTCAAAAGCATACGAGTGTTACTTGTTGGAGCCAGCCTTTATTTTTCGTAAATTTGTCAAAAAGCACAGGAGTAGCAAGCTTTATGATGTTGATGCAGGCACCGCTTACAAATCACATAGAATCCATTAGAGAAGATAAAGAGCGtctttttagttttttccAACCTGTGCTGAACAAGATTATGAAGTGTCTAGATTCTGAGGATGTCATCGACGGAATGAGGCCGATAGAAAACATTGCAAACGCTAATAAACCAGTCTTAAGAAACATCATCGTTAGCAACTGGACACGCGATCCTTACTCACGCGGTGCTTATTCGGCCTGTTTTCCAGGAGATGATCCAGTTGATATGGTTGTTGCAATGTCTAATGGTCAAGACTCCCGCATAAGATTTGCAGGCGAACATACTATCATGGACGGCGCCGGCTGTGCCTATGGTGCTTGGGAAAGCGGAAGACGGGAGGCGACTCGAATCTCTGACTTACTGAAATAG
- the MAC1 gene encoding Mac1p (Copper-sensing transcription factor; involved in regulation of genes required for high affinity copper transport; required for regulation of yeast copper genes in response to DNA-damaging agents; undergoes changes in redox state in response to changing levels of copper or MMS) has translation MIIFNGNKYACASCIRGHRSSTCRHSHRMLIKVRTRGRPSPMAIRDAILVDSTSQSTEYENGAQIEGDCCSAMNQQPILFVRASAVRKARMINGKLHILMEEGFTAHEPKDISTFTDDGNKYITETEFLRKHSPKAPATGTISPDSTKSSSSSEKKERSRLQQEPIRHFSNCCKKDKSQNPASNGKTNKAPSDDIFTPYGSLESTSAFNDILQENYNSSVPGAHDSSETLTPQSTTTIAAPHSSDVASKVEVLTHKGIFLSTQCSCEDESCPCVNCLIHRSEEELNSYIQQSGVPLTNIGEAQITDKMMDYLDDCKCTDKECICPPDNCTCDGCFSHSTNIIPFEKFFFYGILNARLTRKTQIKFKGKLVPSKYWWDFLKLQVPLMTDAQLELLDIHAWFQKLVSNYAPHLSDATTS, from the coding sequence ATGATAATATTTAATGGGAACAAATATGCGTGTGCATCGTGCATCAGAGGGCATCGCTCTTCAACATGCAGGCATTCTCACCGAATGCTAATTAAGGTGAGAACTAGAGGAAGACCTTCACCCATGGCTATCAGAGACGCTATTTTAGTAGACTCTACATCGCAAAGTACAGAATACGAAAATGGTGCACAAATTGAAGGTGACTGCTGCAGCGCAATGAATCAACAGCCAATACTGTTTGTACGTGCCTCTGCTGTTAGAAAGGCAAGAATGATAAACGGAAAATTGCATATATTAATGGAGGAAGGTTTCACTGCTCATGAGCCTAAAGATATTAGCACATTTACCGATGATGGTAACAAATATATCACCGAAACGGAGTTTCTTAGGAAACACTCTCCCAAAGCTCCGGCAACAGGAACAATATCTCCGGACTCTACCAagtcatcttcttcaagtGAGAAGAAAGAGCGAAGCCGGCTTCAACAGGAGCCTATACgacatttttcaaactgCTGTAAGAAAGATAAATCACAGAACCCAGCTTCTAATGGCAAGACGAACAAGGCACCGTCTGATGACATATTTACGCCATACGGCTCCTTGGAATCTACGTCCGCTTTTAACGAtattttacaagaaaactACAATAGTTCTGTTCCTGGTGCGCATGACAGTTCAGAAACACTCACCCCACAAAGTACAACAACGATTGCTGCTCCTCATTCAAGCGACGTTGCTTCGAAAGTTGAAGTCCTGACTCATAAGGGCATTTTTTTAAGCACGCAGTGCTCTTGTGAAGATGAAAGCTGCCCATGTGTTAATTGTCTAATCCATAGAAGCGAAGAGGAACTGAATTCTTATATTCAACAAAGTGGTGTTCCTTTAACCAATATTGGTGAAGCTCAAATTACTGATAAGATGATGGATTATTTGGATGATTGTAAATGCACTGACAAGGAATGCATATGTCCTCCGGATAACTGCACTTGTGATGGATGTTTTTCTCACTCTACAAATATAAttccatttgaaaaattctttttctatgGAATTCTGAATGCAAGATTAACAAGGAAAACTcaaataaaattcaaaggTAAATTGGTGCCGTCAAAATATTGGTGggattttttgaagttgCAAGTGCCATTGATGACAGATGCTCAGTTAGAATTACTTGACATTCATGCGTGGTTTCAAAAATTAGTCTCTAATTATGCACCACATCTAAGCGATGCCACCACTTCATAA
- the UBC7 gene encoding E2 ubiquitin-conjugating protein UBC7 (Ubiquitin conjugating enzyme; involved in the ER-associated protein degradation (ERAD) pathway and in the inner nuclear membrane-associated degradation (INMAD) pathway; requires Cue1p for recruitment to the ER membrane; proposed to be involved in chromatin assembly) produces MSKTAQKRLLKELQQLIKDSPPGIVAGPKSENNIFIWDCLIQGPPDTPYADGVFNAKLEFPKDYPLSPPKLTFTPSILHPNIYPNGEVCISILHSPGDDPNMYELAEERWSPVQSVEKILLSVMSMLSEPNIESGANIDACILWRDNRPEFERQVKLSILKSLGF; encoded by the coding sequence ATGTCGAAAACCGCTCAGAAACGTCTCCTCAAGGAGCTTCAACAGTTAATTAAAGATTCTCCACCTGGTATAGTGGCTGGTCCCAAATCGGAGAATAACATATTCATTTGGGACTGCCTAATTCAAGGGCCTCCAGATACGCCATACGCTGATGGTGTTTTTAATGCTAAGCTAGAGTTTCCTAAAGACTATCCGTTATCTCCACCTAAACTTACTTTCACACCCAGCATACTACATCCAAATATTTATCCAAATGGGGAAGTGTGCATATCCATTCTACACTCCCCTGGTGATGATCCTAACATGTACGAATTAGCGGAAGAAAGATGGTCGCCAGTGCAAAGTGtagaaaaaattctattAAGTGTTATGAGCATGTTGAGTGAGCCCAATATCGAAAGTGGTGCCAACATTGATGCTTGCATCTTGTGGAGAGATAATAGACCTGAATTTGAGAGACAGGTAAAGTTATCCATTTTGAAATCATTAGGATTCTGA
- the MSS1 gene encoding Mss1p (Mitochondrial protein; forms a heterodimer complex with Mto1p that performs the 5-carboxymethylaminomethyl modification of the wobble uridine base in mitochondrial tRNAs; similar to human GTPBP3) has product MNSASFLQSRLISRSFLVRRSLKRYSGLAKPYTFQQPTIYALSTPANQTSAIAIIRISGTHAKYIYNRLVDSSTVPPIRKAILRNIYSPSSCSVKPHDQKESKILLDTSLLLYFQAPYSFTGEDVLELHVHGGKAVVNSILKAIGSLHDRSSGKDIRFALPGDFSRRAFQNGKFDLTQLEGIKDLIDSETESQRRSALSSFNGDNKILFENWRETIIENMAQLTAIIDFADDNSQEIQNTDEIFHNVEKNIICLRDQIVTFMQKVEKSTILQNGIKLVLLGAPNVGKSSLVNSLTNDDISIVSDIPGTTRDSIDAMINVNGYKVIICDTAGIREKSSDKIEMLGIDRAKKKSVQSDLCLFIVDPTDLSKLLPEDILAHLSSKTFGNKRIIIVVNKSDLVSDDEMTKVLNKLQTRLGSKYPILSVSCKTKEGIESLISTLTSNFESLSQSSADASPVIVSKRVSEILKNDVLYGLEEFFKSKDFHNDIVLATENLRYASDGIAKITGQAIGIEEILDSVFSKFCIGK; this is encoded by the coding sequence ATGAATAGTGCATCTTTCTTACAATCACGGCTTATTTCGAGATCCTTTCTCGTAAGAAGGTCGTTAAAGAGGTACTCCGGACTTGCAAAGCCTTATACCTTCCAGCAACCAACCATATATGCATTATCTACACCAGCAAATCAAACCTCTGCGATAGCAATCATAAGAATATCTGGTACCCATGCTAAGTACATTTACAATCGACTAGTTGATTCAAGTACAGTTCCGCCGATCAGGAAGGCTATTTTGAGGAACATTTATTCGCCGTCCTCTTGTAGTGTGAAACCTCATGATCAAAAGGAAAGTAAAATATTATTAGACACATCGTTGTTGCTATATTTCCAAGCTCCTTATTCATTTACTGGTGAGGATGTGTTAGAGCTGCACGTTCACGGCGGGAAAGCCGTAGTTAATAGTATACTGAAAGCTATCGGCTCGTTACACGATAGAAGCAGTGGTAAAGATATAAGATTTGCCTTGCCTGGCGACTTCTCCAGGAGGGCGtttcaaaatggaaagTTTGACCTTACCCAACTTGAAGGTATCAAAGATCTTATTGATTCGGAAACAGAATCTCAAAGGAGATCTGCCTTGTCAAGTTTCAATGGGGATAACAAAATCCTATTTGAGAACTGGAGGGAAACCATTATCGAGAATATGGCACAGTTGACTGCTATAATAGATTTTGCCGACGATAATAGCCAAGAAATTCAGAATACGGATGAGATTTTCCATAATGTAGAAAAGAACATCATATGTCTGCGAGACCAAATCGTTACTTTCATGCAAAAAGTCGAAAAGTCTACCATACTGCAAAATGGAATAAAGCTGGTATTACTTGGTGCTCCCAATGTCGGTAAGTCATCATTAGTTAACAGCTTGACTAACGATGATATATCAATTGTCAGTGATATACCTGGCACTACTAGGGATTCTATTGATGCAATGATAAACGTGAATGGCTATAAGGTTATTATCTGTGATACGGCAGGTATAAGAGAAAAGAGTTCTGACAAGATAGAAATGCTGGGTATAGATAGagcaaagaagaaaagtgTACAGAGCGACTTATGTTTATTCATTGTAGATCCTACTGATTTATCAAAACTTTTGCCTGAGGACATATTAGCACATCTATCATCGAAGACGTTTGGAAATAAGAGAATAATTATTGTAGTCAATAAGAGCGACTTAGTTTCCGATGATGAGATGACGAAAGTTTTGAACAAATTACAAACTAGACTCGGATCAAAGTACCCCATATTAAGCGTGTCCTGTAAGACCAAGGAGGGAATAGAATCGTTAATTAGCACTTTGACAAgtaattttgaaagctTGTCTCAATCAAGTGCCGATGCAAGTCCTGTCATTGTTTCCAAAAGAGTGTCAGAGATTCTCAAAAACGACGTACTGTACGGCTTGGAAgagtttttcaaatccaaAGATTTCCATAATGATATAGTATTGGCCACAGAAAATTTGAGGTATGCATCCGATGGAATAGCTAAGATAACAGGACAAGCTATTGGTATTGAGGAAATCTTAGATTCAGTGTTCAGCAAATTTTGTATAGGAAAATAA